A DNA window from Malus domestica chromosome 12, GDT2T_hap1 contains the following coding sequences:
- the LOC103413570 gene encoding uncharacterized protein, whose product MAKYGEGDKRWIVEDRPDGANVHNWHWAETDCLGWSRDLLAKLLNNLTILDGEGNLHLRTKTVDKVDGEAYVNVRKGKIIPGYEISLNLSWEGEAKDGDGKSLLKVDGVVEIPYISDENADEDPEVKISVKDEGPVGRRIKEAMVAKGKPLILEKVRVYVESMAKGGPAKEEIEVKKIAPKSNSTAAAAAAAAKKEVAVEKEEAKKKESKKGFKTISLTEKFSCRAKDMFEILMDENRWKGFTQSNAKISKEVGGPISIFDGSVTGSNLELQNGSLIMQKWRFGSWPDGIDSTVRLTLEEPEPGLTVVKLTHTNIPEEDRYGNATVVENTERGWRDLIFQRIRAVFGFGI is encoded by the exons ATGGCGAAGTACGGCGAGGGCGACAAGCGGTGGATCGTGGAGGACAGGCCCGACGGAGCCAACGTCCACAACTGGCACTGGGCGGAGACCGACTGCCTTGGCTGGTCACGTGACCTCCTTGCTAAGCTCCTCAACAACCTCACCATCCTCGATGGCGAAGGCAACCTCCACCTCAGGACCAAGACCGTCGACAAGGTCGACGGCGAGGCCTACGTCAACGTCCGGAAGGGGAAGATCATCCCGGGATACGAAATCAGCCTCAATCTGTCGTGGGAGGGGGAGGCGAAGGACGGCGACGGGAAATCGCTGCTGAAGGTCGACGGAGTTGTGGAGATTCCTTATATTTCGGACGAGAACGCCGACGAGGACCCGGAGGTTAAGATTTCGGTGAAGGATGAGGGGCCGGTTGGGAGGAGGATTAAGGAGGCGATGGTGGCGAAGGGGAAGCCTTTGATTTTGGAAAAGGTTCGGGTCTATGTGGAGAGTATGGCTAAGGGCGGGCCTGCGAAGGAGGAAATTGAGGTTAAGAAGATTGCGCCGAAGAGTAATTCGACGGCGGCGGCGGCTGCGGCGGCAGCGAAGAAGGAGGTGGCTGTGGAGAAAGAGGAGgcgaagaagaaggagagcaaGAAAGGGTTTAAGACTATTAGTTTGACAGAGAAGTTCAGTTGCAGGGCGAAAGATATGTTTGAGATTTTGATGGATGAGAATAGGTGGAAGGGTTTTACGCAGAGCAATGCGAAGATAAGCAAGGAGGTTGGAGGGCCGATCAGTATTTTTGATGGGTCGGTGACCGGTTCGAATTTGGAGTTGCAGAATGGGAGTTTGATTATGCAGAAGTGGAGATTTGGGAGCTGGCCTGATGGGATTGATTCGACG GTGAGGCTTACACTGGAAGAACCTGAACCTGGTCTCACTGTTGTTAAGCTAACACATACGAATATTCCTGAGGAAGACAG ATATGGGAATGCGACTGTGGTGGAGAATACGGAGAGAGGATGGCGGGATCTAATCTTCCAGCGGATAAGGGcagtttttggttttggcatttAA